The sequence below is a genomic window from Burkholderiales bacterium.
CGCGAAATCGCCGAGCGCGCCGATTGTCTGATTCTGCTCGACATCAACAACATCTACGTCAGCAGTTTCAATCACGGCTTCGATCCGCGCGCCTATCTGGAAGGCATACCGGTCGAACGCGTGCAGCAGTTCCACCTCGCCGGCCATCGTCATTGCGACGATTACATCATCGACACGCACGACGAACCGGTCATCGATCCGGTGTGGCAGTTGTATGCGCATGCCGTGCGCCGCTTCGGCGACGTATCGGCGATCATCGAACGCGACGACAACATTCCGCCCCTCGAAGAACTGCTGGCCGAGCTCGATCACGCGCGGCGCATCGCCGCCGGTGTCGAAACCGAACTCGCCGCCTAGAATCCGCGTTACGCAGTTTTCACACCCTCCTCTTTGATCGACACGCCCAAACCCGGCGAGGCAAAAACGCCGGCCTCGAAAGATCTCGCGCGCTTGCAGCAGGATTTCCAGAACTACGTCCTGGCCGCCGGCGCGCCGGACCACAGCGGCATCGAAGCCGAGATTGTCGCCACGGCCAAAGCCAGCGCGAAAACCCGCCTCGGCATTTATTCCGAAGCCTACCGCCTGCGCCTGATCGAGGCGCTCGATACCGACTACGTCACGCTGCGTGCGCTGGTCGGCGACGATGCGTTCGAAAAACTGGCGCTTGGGTACGTCGACGCGTATCCGTCCAAGGTCTACAACATGCGTTGGTTCGGCGCCCGCTTGCCCGAATTCCTGAGAACGACCTCGCCCTATGCCAATTACCCGGCATTTGCCGAGATGGCGGCGTTCGAATGGGCGCTCACGCTGGCATTCGATGCCGACGATGCGCCGGCGCTGGGCATTGAAGATATCGCTGGCGTACCGGGCGAAGCCTGGGCCGATATGACGTTCGCGTGCCATCCATCATTGCAGCGCCTGGACCTGCGCTGGAACGTTCCGGCTTTCTGGAAGGCGATCGCAAACGAAGAAGAAGCGCAAGCGCCGCAGCAAAACGAATTCCCGATCGCCTGGATGATCTGGCGGCGCGATCTCGACAGTTACTTCCGCTCGCTTCCGGTCGACGAGGCCTGGGCGCTCGACGCAATTCGAAGCGGCGCGAATTTCGCTGAAGTCTGCAGCGGACTGTGCGAATGGATCGACGAGCTGCAAGCGG
It includes:
- a CDS encoding putative DNA-binding domain-containing protein, with the translated sequence MIDTPKPGEAKTPASKDLARLQQDFQNYVLAAGAPDHSGIEAEIVATAKASAKTRLGIYSEAYRLRLIEALDTDYVTLRALVGDDAFEKLALGYVDAYPSKVYNMRWFGARLPEFLRTTSPYANYPAFAEMAAFEWALTLAFDADDAPALGIEDIAGVPGEAWADMTFACHPSLQRLDLRWNVPAFWKAIANEEEAQAPQQNEFPIAWMIWRRDLDSYFRSLPVDEAWALDAIRSGANFAEVCSGLCEWIDELQAARHAAGLLKGWVSEELISGLKY